Proteins encoded together in one Phyllobacterium zundukense window:
- a CDS encoding ABC transporter permease produces the protein MLMLFNGRTRLVLLSLGWLFGLFLLAPTLIVFPIGLNDSRFVVMPDSISHLSMQHVVTVFTDPMWLTGMRDSFIVATATALISTAIGTAFAIGTWHVKARWTTALTVLIVSPMIVPPIVSAVALYKMWTAIGLYDTWIGVILAHSILATPFAALTVSSSLALVDPKLEQAARSLGASRLRTIVDVILPNIKGGAAAGALFAFIMSWDELVLTLFVANRVVYTLPRKMWDGIKENVDPSVAAVSALLIILTLIVLAVGNLLRASDPIRQDH, from the coding sequence ATGCTTATGCTTTTCAACGGTCGCACCCGTCTGGTCCTGCTTTCTCTTGGATGGCTTTTCGGCCTCTTCCTCCTCGCACCAACACTCATTGTTTTCCCAATCGGCCTGAACGACAGTCGATTTGTCGTTATGCCGGATAGTATCTCACATCTCTCAATGCAGCATGTCGTGACCGTATTCACGGACCCGATGTGGCTGACCGGCATGCGAGACAGCTTCATCGTAGCCACAGCCACAGCTCTCATCTCGACTGCAATCGGCACAGCCTTCGCCATCGGCACTTGGCACGTCAAAGCTCGGTGGACGACGGCGCTTACCGTCTTGATTGTCTCGCCGATGATCGTACCGCCGATCGTGTCGGCCGTAGCACTTTATAAGATGTGGACTGCAATCGGCCTCTATGACACCTGGATTGGCGTCATCCTCGCTCATTCGATCCTGGCGACGCCGTTTGCGGCGCTAACAGTGTCTTCCTCACTCGCCCTGGTTGATCCGAAGCTTGAGCAAGCAGCCCGTAGCCTCGGAGCATCGAGGCTACGCACGATCGTTGATGTGATATTGCCGAACATCAAGGGCGGGGCCGCGGCCGGTGCTTTGTTTGCGTTCATCATGTCGTGGGACGAACTCGTCCTGACGCTGTTCGTGGCAAATCGGGTCGTCTACACGCTGCCGCGCAAAATGTGGGACGGCATCAAGGAAAATGTCGATCCTTCGGTCGCTGCCGTCTCCGCGCTGCTCATCATTCTCACCTTGATCGTTCTGGCCGTAGGAAACCTCCTGCGAGCATCCGATCCCATTCGACAGGATCATTGA
- a CDS encoding ABC transporter ATP-binding protein, producing MNHFTQSGHSVEIRSLSKHFGSVRALHDVSLDVRAGEFISLLGPSGSGKSTLLMAIAGFVGCDGGQILVNGSDITPLAAERRSLGVVFQGYALFPHMTVAENVAYPLKLRKLPGAEIARLVKAVLDLVKLAGMEDRKPRQLSGGQQQRVALARAFVFQPSVVLLDEPLSALDKQLRSELQFELKSLHERLGTTFINVTHDQEEAMAMSDRVAILRNGKLEQVGTPQDVYNRPSSRFIAEFVGHAAILPGSIVANDNNLITVQCRDFQFVVPEAAYAGNDRDVNIVLRPERLRLRPGVASEPGALQGKIIGSAFLGPQSVYMVETPFGPINVSMPSSMRDDAFSVGSPVRIEWDAGDAILVSAA from the coding sequence ATGAACCACTTCACCCAATCCGGCCACTCGGTCGAGATCCGATCGCTCAGCAAGCATTTCGGATCTGTTCGCGCATTGCATGACGTGTCTCTGGATGTCAGGGCGGGCGAATTCATAAGCCTTCTTGGGCCGTCTGGTTCGGGGAAATCGACTTTGTTGATGGCAATTGCGGGCTTCGTCGGATGCGACGGCGGCCAAATATTGGTCAATGGGTCGGACATTACGCCGCTCGCAGCCGAAAGGCGTTCGCTCGGAGTCGTGTTTCAGGGATATGCTCTGTTTCCCCATATGACGGTTGCTGAGAATGTCGCTTACCCTCTCAAACTGCGAAAGCTGCCGGGCGCCGAGATTGCCCGACTTGTGAAAGCGGTACTCGATCTTGTCAAACTTGCGGGCATGGAGGATCGGAAGCCCCGGCAACTCTCGGGCGGCCAACAGCAGCGCGTGGCTTTAGCTCGGGCCTTCGTGTTCCAGCCAAGCGTGGTACTCTTGGACGAACCACTTTCCGCACTGGACAAACAATTGCGCAGCGAACTGCAGTTCGAGCTGAAAAGCTTGCACGAAAGGCTTGGTACGACCTTTATCAACGTCACGCATGACCAGGAGGAGGCGATGGCAATGTCCGACCGAGTTGCCATTCTCCGCAATGGCAAACTGGAGCAGGTGGGTACGCCCCAAGACGTCTATAATAGACCGTCCTCGCGCTTCATTGCCGAATTTGTGGGCCATGCCGCAATTCTTCCTGGCTCGATTGTCGCGAATGACAACAATCTGATCACCGTGCAGTGCCGGGATTTTCAGTTTGTCGTTCCAGAAGCGGCGTACGCGGGCAATGATCGTGATGTAAATATCGTCTTGCGGCCAGAAAGGCTTCGGTTGCGACCCGGTGTGGCGTCGGAACCTGGCGCGCTGCAAGGCAAGATTATCGGATCGGCGTTTCTCGGCCCGCAAAGCGTCTACATGGTAGAAACCCCATTCGGTCCAATAAACGTAAGCATGCCGTCGTCGATGCGCGATGACGCATTTTCTGTCGGAAGTCCGGTGCGAATAGAATGGGACGCCGGTGATGCGATCCTGGTTTCAGCCGCTTAG
- a CDS encoding protoporphyrinogen/coproporphyrinogen oxidase gives MKVIVVGAGIAGLGAAWRLRENGAEVTLVESDSEVGGRCRTHYWQDGWRVRGAFAFVGTEDNLIEQSKALGIYKPDGLTNLTEAHEQYLLHHVKGIVRQPSFSPADILRNPLLSIGEKASLAKMLPSLAKQIGRNDPRDLTSASALDTESAYDFMKRISPNFADYILEPTMQMFCGYEKDDYSVAWLMWLMASFPWSGSWWSFKERGVGMLTYAMGQHFEKDAGCEVLLGSRVVDVTKADKVRATILQGETTRKIEADAVIFAVPAPLVPKMMPTLDDERLNFLRSVGYVGHHIVHYLFDAQMDELPPSLLLPTKDGFERVSNLHFWRKGNNRFLASGELKGAFCASTLGESEDAILDQAWDDYARVEPKIANAVFVDRHLQRNDLAICRREAGFVKRLAAFRQMPDLPGIAFAGDYMINSTVGQSHWSGLQAADNILGGSRNASGAVDRKLGVSR, from the coding sequence ATGAAAGTCATTGTGGTCGGTGCAGGGATTGCGGGCCTCGGGGCAGCATGGCGCCTTCGGGAAAACGGGGCGGAAGTCACGCTTGTCGAAAGCGACAGCGAAGTCGGGGGCCGTTGCCGCACTCACTATTGGCAGGACGGGTGGCGCGTCCGCGGCGCGTTTGCCTTCGTTGGGACGGAAGACAACCTCATCGAACAGAGCAAGGCACTTGGCATTTACAAGCCAGACGGTCTTACCAACCTCACCGAGGCTCATGAGCAATACCTTCTTCATCACGTCAAGGGCATTGTAAGACAGCCCTCGTTCTCCCCTGCGGACATTTTGAGGAACCCACTCCTGTCCATCGGGGAAAAGGCGTCGCTTGCAAAGATGCTCCCATCTCTTGCCAAGCAGATCGGGCGGAACGACCCCCGTGACCTGACGTCCGCGTCGGCGCTCGACACGGAGAGTGCATACGACTTCATGAAGCGCATCTCTCCGAATTTTGCGGACTACATCCTCGAGCCGACCATGCAGATGTTCTGTGGTTATGAGAAGGATGACTACTCCGTCGCATGGCTGATGTGGCTGATGGCCAGCTTTCCCTGGAGCGGGAGCTGGTGGTCTTTCAAGGAGCGCGGGGTCGGCATGCTCACCTATGCCATGGGCCAGCACTTCGAGAAGGATGCCGGCTGCGAAGTCCTGCTTGGTTCGAGGGTTGTCGACGTCACCAAAGCAGACAAGGTGCGGGCAACGATCCTGCAAGGCGAGACAACGCGAAAGATCGAGGCCGATGCGGTGATATTTGCCGTCCCTGCGCCGCTGGTCCCGAAAATGATGCCCACGCTCGACGACGAAAGGCTGAACTTCCTTCGCAGCGTTGGATACGTAGGTCACCACATCGTGCACTATCTATTCGACGCGCAGATGGACGAACTGCCGCCGTCCCTGCTCCTGCCCACAAAGGACGGTTTTGAGCGCGTTTCCAACCTGCACTTCTGGCGGAAGGGCAACAATCGGTTTCTTGCAAGCGGAGAACTCAAGGGGGCTTTTTGCGCCAGCACGCTGGGCGAAAGCGAGGACGCGATACTCGACCAAGCATGGGACGATTACGCCAGGGTCGAGCCGAAGATCGCCAATGCCGTTTTTGTTGACCGGCATCTGCAGCGAAACGACTTGGCGATTTGCCGCCGCGAAGCTGGCTTCGTGAAGCGCCTCGCTGCGTTCCGTCAAATGCCCGACCTCCCCGGGATCGCGTTTGCTGGAGACTATATGATCAACAGCACGGTAGGCCAGTCACATTGGTCGGGTCTTCAGGCTGCCGACAATATCCTCGGAGGCTCGCGAAACGCCTCCGGCGCCGTTGACCGTAAGCTTGGGGTGAGCAGGTGA
- the speB gene encoding agmatinase produces the protein MTGHSKLEELRAKYGDTSGGNFYDPRFKRVADKLFSSTGTRVAPYAGLPTFLTAPYRALGEDFDLSGLDVALIGVPMDLGVTNRPGSRFGPRALRTIERIGPYNHVLDCAPVHELRVADIGDVPFASRYRLEHSHQDIEAFFSKVVERAVLPLSVGGDHSITHPILKAVGRERPVGLIHIDAHCDTGGAFDQTKFHHGGPFRNAVLDGVLDPQRTIQIGIRGSAEYLWEFSYDSGMTVTHAEEITSTGIPAIIDRARKVVGDGPTYLSFDIDSVDPSFAPGTGTPEVGGLTTRETLELIRGLKGINLVGGDVVEVAPQYDATTNTAHVGAQVLFEILSLMVFSPSLMR, from the coding sequence ATGACCGGACATAGCAAGTTGGAAGAATTGCGCGCCAAGTACGGCGACACTTCGGGGGGCAACTTCTACGATCCCCGCTTCAAGCGAGTGGCAGATAAGCTGTTTTCCAGCACTGGGACGCGCGTTGCGCCATATGCTGGCCTGCCAACATTTCTCACCGCACCATATCGTGCGCTGGGCGAAGACTTCGATCTCTCAGGCCTCGATGTCGCCCTCATCGGAGTACCGATGGATTTGGGCGTCACGAACCGTCCCGGGTCCCGTTTCGGTCCGCGGGCGCTGCGCACGATAGAGCGCATCGGACCGTACAATCACGTGCTCGATTGCGCGCCGGTGCATGAGTTGAGAGTTGCGGATATCGGAGATGTTCCTTTCGCAAGCCGGTATCGGCTGGAACACAGCCATCAGGATATCGAGGCTTTCTTCTCCAAGGTCGTCGAGCGCGCTGTCTTGCCTCTATCGGTTGGTGGCGATCATTCGATAACGCACCCGATACTGAAGGCAGTCGGCCGCGAAAGACCAGTTGGCCTGATTCACATTGATGCGCATTGCGACACTGGAGGAGCTTTCGACCAAACGAAGTTCCATCATGGCGGACCATTTCGGAATGCAGTTCTGGACGGTGTACTCGATCCGCAGAGGACGATTCAAATCGGCATTCGCGGCTCAGCCGAATATCTTTGGGAGTTCAGCTACGATTCCGGCATGACGGTAACCCATGCGGAGGAAATCACCTCCACCGGGATACCAGCCATCATCGACAGGGCACGGAAGGTCGTGGGTGATGGACCCACGTACCTCTCATTCGACATCGACAGCGTCGATCCGAGTTTTGCGCCAGGCACAGGCACACCGGAGGTCGGCGGCCTCACCACGCGCGAAACGCTCGAACTGATCAGGGGCCTCAAGGGCATCAATCTTGTGGGCGGCGATGTTGTGGAAGTTGCCCCGCAATACGACGCCACGACGAACACCGCTCACGTCGGCGCACAAGTCTTGTTCGAGATCTTGAGCCTTATGGTGTTCAGCCCATCGTTGATGCGCTGA
- a CDS encoding class I adenylate-forming enzyme family protein, whose translation MENAVMTTVASEASQKFGDAIALTLPGNESLTFKEIDLRAGQFAGGLLSLGISSGDRVVLYLPNGWEWIVAYHAIARLGAVVVPANILLSPDEVSYIASDSDARAVILPTDRLDQVEHTKGRLFIAPDGGDRGFGEVLSGHYLAPVARDPDDLFKIGYTSGTTGRPKGAMLTHANVFWSMASTATVHVRHRSDVILSALPLPHVYGNIVMNSAMQSGARLVLLPRFEPARALELIAAEHVTLFDGVPTMYYQMLANPNIATADLSSLNRCTVGGQTMPTAKMEAVVDRFGCPLLELWGMTEVAGPAVSHSPFWPARHGSIGLAFPAMEVRIASLEHPNDDARNGEPGELMVRGPLVMKGYWNDPSATALVLDERGWLASGDVAVRDGDGYVFVVDRKKDMIITAGYNIYPAELEQVVAMHSGVAMVAVAGVPDEEKGEIAQAFVVLHAGVTLEEPELLLHCRQHLAAYKIPRRIAFVEDLPKTSTGKILRRTLREDARNQSTKPSA comes from the coding sequence ATGGAAAACGCTGTCATGACGACCGTGGCATCCGAAGCTTCGCAAAAGTTTGGGGATGCAATCGCGCTTACCCTCCCTGGCAACGAGAGCCTCACATTCAAGGAAATTGATCTCCGGGCAGGACAGTTCGCAGGCGGCCTTTTAAGCCTCGGCATATCGTCGGGCGACCGCGTCGTTCTCTACCTGCCTAACGGTTGGGAGTGGATCGTCGCCTATCATGCAATCGCGAGATTGGGCGCTGTCGTCGTCCCAGCCAATATTCTGCTGAGCCCGGACGAAGTTTCCTACATTGCTTCGGATTCGGACGCCCGAGCGGTGATTTTGCCAACGGATCGTCTGGATCAGGTCGAGCATACGAAGGGGAGGCTCTTTATTGCTCCGGACGGTGGCGACAGAGGCTTTGGCGAAGTTCTGAGCGGCCACTACTTGGCCCCCGTGGCGCGCGATCCGGACGATCTGTTCAAGATTGGCTACACCTCCGGCACCACGGGGCGGCCGAAAGGCGCGATGCTGACCCACGCGAACGTCTTCTGGAGCATGGCATCGACCGCGACAGTGCATGTCCGTCACAGGAGCGACGTCATTCTGTCCGCGCTGCCGCTTCCCCATGTCTATGGCAACATCGTCATGAACTCCGCAATGCAGAGCGGAGCGCGATTGGTATTGCTGCCCCGGTTCGAGCCCGCCCGCGCGCTCGAACTCATTGCTGCAGAACATGTGACACTCTTCGACGGTGTTCCGACGATGTACTATCAGATGCTGGCAAATCCGAACATCGCGACGGCCGACCTATCGTCCCTCAATCGATGCACGGTCGGCGGCCAGACCATGCCGACGGCCAAAATGGAAGCCGTTGTTGATCGTTTTGGATGCCCACTCTTGGAGCTCTGGGGCATGACAGAGGTTGCCGGACCCGCGGTCAGCCATTCGCCCTTCTGGCCAGCCCGGCACGGCTCTATCGGATTGGCTTTTCCCGCGATGGAAGTTCGGATCGCCTCGCTGGAACATCCGAACGACGATGCGAGAAACGGGGAGCCTGGCGAACTGATGGTCCGTGGACCGCTAGTGATGAAGGGATATTGGAACGATCCTTCTGCTACCGCTCTGGTGCTCGATGAAAGAGGCTGGCTTGCCAGCGGCGATGTCGCTGTTAGGGACGGCGATGGCTACGTTTTTGTCGTCGATCGAAAGAAGGACATGATCATCACTGCTGGCTACAACATCTATCCAGCAGAGCTCGAGCAGGTCGTCGCGATGCACTCCGGTGTAGCGATGGTCGCGGTCGCTGGAGTCCCAGATGAAGAAAAGGGCGAAATCGCCCAAGCCTTCGTCGTCCTCCATGCAGGTGTCACGCTCGAGGAACCCGAACTGCTGCTCCACTGCCGGCAGCATCTGGCAGCCTACAAGATCCCGCGCCGCATTGCTTTCGTTGAGGACCTACCGAAGACGAGCACCGGCAAAATCCTGCGCCGCACTTTGCGGGAGGATGCACGCAACCAGTCCACGAAACCAAGTGCTTAG
- a CDS encoding aldehyde dehydrogenase family protein: MSIDFFNDYSMTISGKAVGGSGMFDAFNPASEERIASVPEASLEQLNTAVAAAEAAFPQWSARPIEERQQLVSRIGDVIEEHAESFMRLLTREQGKARKGAEWEIGGSAYWCREIAKQSLPVHVTELSTDRRVETRRVPLGVIGCITPWNFPVLLAVWKIAPALVAGNTVVLKPSPYTPLCTLKLGELLREILPPGVFNIVSGGNELGAWLTKHPKVSKVSFTGSTATGRKIMEAASGNLKRITLELGGNDPAIVLPDVDIKETAQKLFWAAFQNSAQFCVAAKRLYIHEDIYDELAAELVAFARTVKVGDGSDQGTDLGPIQNRMQFEKLKDLFADIKDRGQNVLLGGDIGEGPGYFVPVTIVDNPPEDSRVVMEEAFGPVLPLLKFKDLDDVIKRANNTEYGLAASVWGRDIDAARKAAERIEAGTVWINEIHTFSPHVAFGGHKQSGIGIENALEGLAEYTNSQTIVVNSAA, translated from the coding sequence ATGAGTATTGATTTCTTCAACGACTATTCGATGACGATCAGCGGAAAGGCCGTTGGCGGCTCAGGTATGTTCGACGCCTTCAATCCCGCTTCCGAGGAGCGAATTGCTTCGGTTCCGGAAGCCAGCCTCGAGCAACTGAATACCGCGGTGGCCGCAGCCGAAGCGGCTTTTCCCCAGTGGAGCGCTCGGCCGATTGAAGAGCGCCAACAGCTGGTCTCCAGGATCGGCGATGTGATCGAAGAACATGCCGAGTCCTTCATGCGCCTGTTGACGCGCGAGCAGGGCAAGGCGCGAAAGGGCGCGGAATGGGAAATCGGTGGTTCTGCCTACTGGTGTCGCGAGATCGCCAAGCAGTCGTTGCCGGTCCATGTAACCGAGCTGTCAACGGACCGCCGCGTCGAGACCCGTCGAGTCCCGCTTGGCGTCATCGGCTGTATCACGCCATGGAACTTCCCTGTGCTGTTGGCTGTCTGGAAAATCGCTCCGGCGCTGGTGGCTGGAAACACGGTCGTTCTAAAGCCGTCTCCCTACACACCGCTGTGCACACTGAAGCTTGGCGAACTGCTGCGCGAAATCCTGCCTCCTGGCGTTTTCAACATCGTTTCGGGCGGCAATGAACTGGGGGCTTGGCTCACCAAGCATCCGAAGGTGAGCAAGGTGAGCTTCACAGGATCCACGGCGACAGGTCGGAAGATCATGGAGGCAGCCTCAGGCAATCTGAAGCGTATCACTCTGGAACTCGGCGGCAATGACCCGGCGATCGTTTTGCCCGACGTCGACATCAAGGAAACGGCTCAAAAACTGTTCTGGGCCGCATTCCAGAACAGTGCGCAATTCTGCGTCGCCGCCAAGCGGCTCTACATCCACGAGGACATCTACGATGAGCTCGCCGCCGAACTGGTGGCTTTTGCTCGCACGGTCAAGGTTGGAGACGGTTCCGATCAGGGCACCGACCTCGGCCCTATCCAGAATCGGATGCAATTCGAAAAACTTAAGGACCTCTTCGCTGACATCAAGGATCGCGGCCAGAACGTTCTTCTGGGCGGCGACATCGGCGAGGGACCGGGGTACTTCGTGCCGGTGACGATCGTGGACAATCCGCCCGAAGATAGCCGGGTGGTGATGGAAGAAGCTTTCGGACCCGTATTGCCACTGCTCAAGTTCAAGGACCTGGATGACGTCATCAAGCGCGCCAACAACACCGAGTACGGGCTTGCCGCGTCGGTGTGGGGCCGGGATATCGATGCTGCGCGTAAAGCAGCAGAGCGTATCGAAGCTGGCACCGTTTGGATCAACGAGATCCACACATTCTCTCCGCACGTGGCATTCGGCGGCCACAAGCAATCGGGGATCGGCATCGAAAACGCCCTCGAGGGGCTGGCAGAATATACGAATTCCCAGACGATCGTGGTGAACAGCGCGGCCTGA
- a CDS encoding IclR family transcriptional regulator domain-containing protein, with protein sequence MNELQWSSDLISPKNVAGTALIGKACDILEIIGHSPGLVGQAQLAEKTGIPRATLYRILAALISRGLIRQDLLSQNYTLGFSFLELAQNAWSSSDLASIASVELRRLRDLTGETSYLAVQEGSHVLALGRFESAHDKRSNAKLGALKPMHCTSQGKAILSHLSEAQLEHVLTSGLTAFTDNTITDVEQLRAHLAIVRARGYAMDDEEIVLGTRCVGAAILDPDGKPIAAISVAGPTFRMHPERAEQLGKELAEAAKRISSQLAPSLRTSAQYSGDCKVWSRNPAFIGSAPRWDVRTQSIFWADLLAPSIRVGGDVEDFASLHTLSERINSLCLTEGGFVCAAGCDLLAGDRNGVRQRFAGAANLSIRSLRANPDGHIWAACFDAEANISKIGPWARENGLEPVFDLAGDVSDIAFAGELGLMVAQPVRQSIYLLETPSGRKRKFADIPKVAGSPCGLAIDEELNPWVGLSDGWSIIKLNENGEIERTIALPVANPTGIAFGGANLCEIFVTSARSGLSRDSLTNAPLSGQLLSIDVGERGLPDTLGKL encoded by the coding sequence ATGAATGAATTACAGTGGTCTTCAGATTTGATATCGCCGAAAAATGTCGCAGGGACAGCCCTGATCGGCAAGGCATGCGATATACTCGAAATCATCGGGCACTCTCCGGGGCTGGTTGGGCAGGCGCAGCTGGCAGAGAAAACAGGAATCCCGCGGGCTACTTTGTATAGGATCCTTGCAGCCCTGATATCGCGTGGCCTGATCAGGCAGGACCTGCTTAGCCAAAACTACACGCTCGGGTTCAGCTTCCTGGAACTTGCCCAAAACGCCTGGTCTTCTTCGGATCTGGCTTCCATTGCGTCGGTGGAACTGAGGCGGTTGCGCGATCTGACCGGCGAGACTTCTTACCTGGCCGTGCAGGAAGGAAGCCATGTACTTGCGCTGGGGCGTTTCGAAAGCGCGCATGACAAACGATCCAATGCAAAACTCGGCGCCTTGAAGCCGATGCATTGCACAAGCCAGGGCAAGGCAATCCTCTCACATCTGTCCGAAGCTCAGCTTGAGCACGTCCTGACATCGGGACTTACCGCCTTTACCGACAATACGATCACGGACGTCGAGCAACTGAGAGCACATCTGGCGATCGTGCGGGCGCGAGGTTATGCCATGGACGACGAGGAGATCGTTCTAGGAACACGCTGTGTCGGCGCCGCCATCCTTGATCCGGATGGCAAGCCGATTGCTGCGATCAGTGTCGCAGGACCGACGTTCCGCATGCATCCGGAACGTGCGGAACAGCTGGGCAAGGAGTTGGCAGAGGCCGCAAAGCGGATTTCGAGCCAGCTCGCACCGTCGCTAAGAACATCGGCTCAGTATTCTGGTGACTGTAAGGTCTGGAGCCGCAACCCGGCCTTTATCGGATCAGCACCGCGGTGGGACGTGAGGACGCAGTCGATTTTCTGGGCGGATCTTCTCGCTCCTTCAATCAGGGTGGGAGGCGACGTCGAAGATTTTGCATCGCTGCATACCCTATCAGAAAGGATCAATTCGCTTTGTCTGACGGAGGGCGGCTTTGTCTGCGCGGCTGGCTGTGATCTCCTGGCCGGAGATCGCAATGGCGTTCGTCAACGCTTCGCCGGAGCGGCAAACCTGTCAATCCGATCGCTGCGCGCAAACCCTGATGGGCATATCTGGGCAGCGTGTTTTGATGCCGAAGCAAATATCAGCAAGATCGGCCCCTGGGCCCGGGAGAACGGTCTGGAGCCTGTTTTCGATTTGGCGGGCGATGTCAGCGACATCGCTTTTGCAGGTGAATTGGGGCTGATGGTTGCACAGCCAGTGCGTCAGAGCATATATCTGCTGGAGACTCCGAGTGGTCGCAAACGCAAGTTTGCCGATATACCAAAAGTCGCAGGATCGCCTTGCGGGCTGGCGATCGACGAGGAGCTTAATCCCTGGGTTGGGCTCTCCGACGGATGGAGCATCATCAAGCTCAACGAGAACGGCGAGATCGAGCGAACCATCGCGCTTCCCGTTGCAAATCCAACGGGGATTGCATTCGGCGGAGCCAATCTTTGTGAAATTTTTGTCACCAGTGCGCGAAGCGGTCTGTCGCGCGACAGCCTGACCAACGCGCCACTTTCCGGGCAGTTGCTGTCGATCGATGTCGGCGAGCGCGGACTGCCCGATACTCTTGGAAAACTTTAA